From Cytobacillus sp. IB215665, the proteins below share one genomic window:
- a CDS encoding low molecular weight protein arginine phosphatase: MTKILFVCTGNTCRSPMAEALLKHKNMGNIQVRSAGIYANNGSTASANANEVLGEKDIVLDHNSSQLEKEHIDWSTYILTMTSNHKHLIVNAFPEALYKTYTLKEFVEGEGGDISDPFGGSVQTYRQTMLELERLIEKLYKKLI; this comes from the coding sequence ATGACAAAGATACTATTTGTATGTACTGGGAATACGTGTCGCAGCCCAATGGCAGAAGCGTTATTAAAACATAAAAACATGGGTAATATTCAAGTTCGATCAGCGGGTATTTATGCAAACAATGGAAGCACTGCATCAGCTAACGCTAATGAAGTACTTGGAGAAAAAGATATTGTCTTAGATCATAATTCTAGTCAGCTTGAAAAAGAACATATTGATTGGTCCACATATATTTTGACGATGACAAGCAACCATAAGCATCTCATTGTGAATGCATTTCCCGAAGCTCTATACAAAACCTATACATTAAAAGAATTTGTTGAAGGTGAAGGTGGAGATATTAGTGATCCGTTTGGTGGCTCGGTACAGACGTATCGTCAAACAATGCTTGAGTTAGAACGGTTAATTGAGAAGTTATATAAAAAACTTATATAA
- a CDS encoding manganese efflux pump MntP family protein: MGTLFGEIVTLFIMAFALGMDAFSVGLGMGLIPLRLKQIFYIGVTIGFFHIWMPLVGMVIGRLLSEQFGAVTSYAGGVLLLLLGIQMFISSLKEDESSLITPVGFGLLIFALSVSLDSFSLGLSLGMFGARTAITICMFGLVSMVLTWTGLLLGRSAQRWLGTYGEALGGSILFAFGIKLLLA, translated from the coding sequence ATGGGAACGCTATTTGGAGAAATAGTTACTTTATTTATCATGGCATTTGCTTTAGGTATGGATGCTTTTTCTGTAGGTCTTGGGATGGGATTAATCCCTCTACGTCTAAAGCAAATTTTTTATATAGGTGTGACGATAGGCTTCTTTCACATTTGGATGCCATTGGTAGGAATGGTTATTGGAAGGTTGTTGTCCGAGCAGTTCGGTGCAGTTACTTCATATGCTGGTGGTGTATTATTATTACTACTCGGTATCCAAATGTTTATATCTTCCTTAAAAGAAGATGAATCATCATTAATAACCCCTGTTGGATTCGGTTTACTTATCTTTGCTTTAAGTGTAAGTTTAGATAGTTTTTCTTTAGGTTTAAGTTTAGGGATGTTTGGAGCGAGAACAGCAATAACCATATGTATGTTTGGTCTAGTGAGTATGGTCTTGACTTGGACAGGGTTGCTATTAGGTAGATCAGCTCAAAGGTGGTTAGGAACATATGGAGAAGCATTAGGGGGAAGTATTTTATTTGCTTTTGGTATTAAACTACTTTTGGCTTGA
- the fsa gene encoding fructose-6-phosphate aldolase, with the protein MKFFIDTANIEEIREAHSVGILSGVTTNPSLVAKEKNVSFHDRLREITSLVPGSVSAEVIATTAPEMIEEGKELAKIAPNITIKVPMTIEGLKAVKAFSDEGIKTNVTLIFNANQALLAARAGATYVSPFLGRLDDIGHNGMDLIATIAEIFNVHDLETEIIAASIRHPMHITEAALNGAHIATVPFNVIMQLCNHPLTDQGIEKFLADWNKKND; encoded by the coding sequence ATGAAATTTTTTATTGATACTGCAAACATTGAAGAAATTCGTGAAGCTCATTCAGTTGGGATTTTATCTGGAGTAACGACAAATCCAAGTTTAGTTGCGAAAGAAAAAAATGTTTCCTTTCACGATCGTCTACGTGAAATAACTTCACTCGTACCCGGCTCAGTTAGCGCTGAGGTTATTGCTACAACAGCACCAGAGATGATTGAAGAGGGAAAAGAGCTTGCTAAGATCGCTCCAAATATTACGATTAAAGTTCCGATGACTATTGAAGGCTTAAAAGCTGTGAAAGCTTTTTCCGATGAAGGAATCAAAACGAATGTTACGCTCATTTTTAATGCAAATCAAGCGTTGCTTGCAGCAAGAGCTGGAGCTACTTATGTATCACCTTTTCTTGGCCGTTTAGATGATATAGGCCATAATGGTATGGACTTAATTGCAACGATTGCAGAAATTTTTAATGTGCACGATCTAGAGACGGAAATTATTGCTGCTTCTATTCGTCACCCAATGCATATAACAGAAGCTGCGCTAAATGGAGCTCATATTGCTACTGTCCCTTTTAACGTTATTATGCAACTTTGTAATCATCCATTGACAGATCAAGGTATTGAAAAGTTTCTAGCAGATTGGAATAAAAAAAATGACTAG
- a CDS encoding UDP-N-acetylglucosamine 1-carboxyvinyltransferase: MEKLKIAGGYPLKGSVKISGAKNSVVALIPATILADSPVTIEGIPNISDVQMLGGLLEEIGGNVVLNDKEMTIDPTNMISMPLPNGKVKKLRASYYLMGAMLGRFKKAVIGLPGGCHLGPRPIDQHIKGFEALGAQVTNEQGAIYLRANELRGARIYLDVVSVGATINIMLAAVRAKGRTIIENAAKEPEIIDVATLLSSMGAKIKGAGTDVIRIDGVEHLRGCRHSIIPDRIEAGTYIIIAAATGEQVLVDNVIPLHLESLIAKLREMGVSIETSNDQVLISSSNNLKAVDLKTLVYPGFPTDLQQPFTSLLTRAQGTSIVTDTIYGARFKHIDELRRMNANVKVEGGSSIISGPARLQGARVRASDLRAGASLVVAGLIANGITEITGLEHIDRGYSHLEDKLSGLGATIWREKMTEEEIEQLQNL; the protein is encoded by the coding sequence ATGGAAAAGTTAAAAATAGCCGGTGGTTATCCGTTAAAGGGATCAGTAAAAATTAGTGGAGCTAAAAATAGTGTCGTTGCTCTAATTCCAGCAACGATCTTGGCGGATTCACCTGTCACAATTGAAGGTATACCAAATATATCTGATGTGCAAATGTTAGGTGGTTTATTAGAGGAAATCGGTGGTAACGTAGTACTTAATGATAAAGAAATGACTATTGACCCTACTAATATGATTTCTATGCCTTTGCCAAATGGTAAAGTGAAAAAATTACGTGCCTCTTATTATTTAATGGGTGCGATGCTTGGTCGGTTTAAAAAGGCTGTAATTGGCTTGCCTGGAGGGTGTCATTTGGGACCTCGGCCAATTGACCAGCATATTAAAGGCTTTGAAGCACTTGGAGCTCAAGTAACTAACGAACAAGGTGCGATTTATTTACGTGCTAATGAGCTAAGAGGTGCCAGGATATATTTAGATGTAGTAAGTGTTGGTGCAACGATTAATATTATGTTGGCAGCTGTCAGAGCAAAAGGAAGAACGATTATTGAGAATGCAGCAAAAGAACCTGAGATTATTGATGTTGCCACTTTACTCTCTAGTATGGGTGCAAAAATCAAGGGTGCAGGAACGGACGTTATCCGAATTGATGGGGTAGAGCATCTTCGCGGGTGTCGTCACTCAATCATACCAGATAGAATTGAAGCTGGTACATATATTATCATTGCAGCGGCAACTGGAGAACAAGTATTGGTAGATAATGTAATTCCGTTACATCTCGAATCACTTATTGCTAAGCTACGTGAAATGGGTGTTTCAATTGAAACGAGCAATGATCAAGTGCTAATTTCTAGTTCAAATAATTTAAAGGCAGTCGATTTAAAAACACTTGTGTATCCTGGCTTTCCGACAGATCTACAACAACCTTTTACTTCTTTACTAACAAGGGCACAAGGTACAAGTATTGTTACTGATACGATTTATGGAGCACGCTTTAAGCATATTGATGAATTGAGACGTATGAATGCGAATGTCAAAGTAGAAGGTGGCTCCTCCATTATTTCTGGTCCAGCTCGATTACAAGGTGCAAGAGTGCGAGCGAGTGATTTGCGAGCAGGTGCTTCATTGGTTGTAGCTGGTTTAATCGCTAATGGCATAACAGAAATAACTGGATTAGAGCATATTGATCGTGGGTATAGTCACCTTGAAGATAAGCTTTCAGGTCTCGGTGCAACGATATGGAGAGAGAAAATGACCGAAGAAGAAATAGAACAGTTACAGAACCTATAA
- the rpmE gene encoding 50S ribosomal protein L31 has product MKAGIHPNYSKVTVKCACGNEFESGSVKEEVRVEICSACHPFYTGRQKFASADGRVDKFNKKYGLK; this is encoded by the coding sequence ATGAAAGCTGGAATTCATCCAAATTATTCAAAAGTAACGGTTAAATGTGCTTGTGGAAACGAGTTCGAAAGTGGCTCTGTAAAAGAAGAGGTGCGTGTTGAGATTTGCTCAGCTTGTCATCCATTCTATACTGGACGTCAAAAATTCGCTTCTGCAGATGGACGTGTAGATAAATTTAACAAAAAATACGGCCTTAAGTAA
- a CDS encoding class II fructose-bisphosphate aldolase, translating into MPLVSMTEMLNKAKDEGYAVGQFNLNNLEFTQAILQAAQEENSPVICGVSEGAARYMGGFKTVVKMVEGLIEDYNITVPVAIHLDHGSSFEKCAEAIHAGFTSVMIDGSHHPLEENIAITQKVVELAHIHGVSVEAELGRIGGQEDDLVVDDADAMYAIPSECDQLVRETGVDCFAPALGSVHGPYKGEPNLGFDRMKEVMELTGIPLVLHGGTGIPTKDIQKAISLGTSKINVNTENQIASAKVVREVLAEKTEEYDPRKYLGPAREAIKETVKGKMKEFGSSNKA; encoded by the coding sequence ATGCCTTTAGTTTCTATGACCGAAATGCTTAACAAAGCAAAAGATGAAGGATATGCAGTTGGACAGTTTAACCTGAACAACTTAGAATTTACACAAGCAATTTTACAAGCTGCTCAAGAAGAAAATTCACCAGTTATTTGTGGTGTTTCTGAAGGTGCTGCTCGTTATATGGGTGGATTTAAAACAGTTGTAAAGATGGTTGAAGGATTAATTGAAGATTATAACATTACAGTTCCTGTGGCGATTCATTTAGACCATGGTTCAAGCTTTGAAAAATGTGCTGAAGCAATCCATGCAGGTTTTACTTCTGTTATGATTGATGGATCTCACCATCCACTTGAAGAAAATATTGCTATTACGCAAAAAGTTGTTGAACTTGCACACATACACGGAGTTTCTGTGGAAGCGGAATTAGGCCGTATTGGTGGTCAAGAAGACGATTTAGTAGTTGATGATGCAGATGCAATGTATGCAATTCCATCTGAATGTGATCAACTTGTTCGTGAAACTGGGGTAGACTGCTTTGCACCAGCTCTAGGATCTGTCCATGGTCCATACAAAGGCGAACCTAATCTTGGCTTTGATCGCATGAAAGAAGTTATGGAATTAACAGGTATTCCTTTAGTGCTTCATGGAGGGACAGGAATTCCTACGAAAGATATTCAAAAGGCTATTTCATTAGGAACATCAAAAATTAATGTAAATACTGAAAACCAAATTGCTTCAGCTAAAGTCGTTCGTGAAGTGTTAGCTGAAAAAACAGAAGAGTATGATCCACGTAAATACTTAGGACCAGCTCGTGAAGCTATTAAAGAGACTGTTAAAGGTAAAATGAAGGAATTTGGTTCATCAAATAAAGCGTAA
- the prmC gene encoding peptide chain release factor N(5)-glutamine methyltransferase, protein MSKQKRKIYEALNWASSFLKESNRDDNVGELLLLHHLQMSRTQLFSNMRMDIDNEIDKKFTEDIHTHCSGVPVQHIIGYEHFYGRTFRVNKEVLIPRPETEELVQGVLQRIDKLFPNGNRVNVVDVGTGSGIIAITLASERKSLQVTATDIAKESLEIAKSNAEHLETEVTFIQGDLLTPFMNSDTTFDVIVSNPPYIPNKEIDKLSPIVKDYDPMRALAGGEDGLDFYRRFMTQLPYILSKKAIIAFEVGVGQGKSVQSLLQQTFRNAVVEVVFDINGKDRMVFAEIS, encoded by the coding sequence ATGAGTAAGCAAAAGAGAAAAATATATGAAGCCCTGAACTGGGCTTCTTCTTTTTTAAAGGAATCAAATAGGGATGACAATGTAGGGGAATTATTGTTACTTCATCATCTTCAAATGTCGAGAACACAACTGTTTAGCAACATGAGAATGGACATCGATAATGAGATAGATAAAAAGTTTACTGAAGATATACACACTCATTGTAGTGGTGTTCCAGTTCAACACATTATTGGATATGAGCATTTTTACGGAAGAACCTTTCGTGTAAACAAAGAAGTATTAATTCCGCGTCCAGAAACAGAAGAGCTTGTGCAAGGGGTCCTACAACGTATAGATAAGCTATTTCCAAATGGAAATAGAGTTAACGTAGTAGATGTTGGAACTGGGAGTGGCATCATTGCCATTACATTAGCTTCAGAGCGGAAATCATTACAAGTTACTGCAACTGATATTGCAAAAGAATCATTAGAAATTGCCAAGTCGAATGCAGAACACCTCGAGACAGAGGTTACGTTTATTCAAGGGGATTTGCTAACGCCTTTTATGAATAGTGATACAACTTTTGATGTGATCGTCTCCAACCCTCCTTATATTCCAAATAAAGAGATAGATAAATTATCTCCAATTGTAAAAGATTATGATCCTATGCGTGCATTAGCTGGCGGTGAGGATGGGCTCGATTTTTATCGACGTTTTATGACGCAACTACCTTACATATTAAGTAAGAAGGCAATTATTGCTTTTGAAGTAGGGGTTGGACAAGGTAAGAGTGTTCAATCATTACTACAACAAACTTTTAGAAATGCAGTTGTTGAGGTTGTATTTGATATTAACGGCAAAGATAGGATGGTCTTTGCTGAGATTTCATAA
- the prfA gene encoding peptide chain release factor 1, whose translation MNDVFDRLQAVEERFEKLNELLSDPEIVNDPKKLRDYSKEQSDIQETVQKYREYKSVSEQLQDAKAMLEEKLDADMRDMVKEEISELESNESEIVEQLKVLLIPKDPNDDKNVIMEIRGAAGGDEAALFAGDLYRMYSRYAEIQGWKTEVIEASSTGIGGFKEIIFMINGKGAYSKMKFENGAHRVQRVPETESGGRIHTSTATVACLPEAEEVEVDIHEKDIRVDTFASSGPGGQSVNTTMSAVRLTHVPTGTVVSCQDEKSQIKNKEKAMKVLRARVYDKFQQEAQAEYDQNRKQAVGSGDRSERIRTYNFPQNRVTDHRIGLTIQKLDQILQGKLDEFIDALILEDQSKKMEQDDNE comes from the coding sequence GTGAATGATGTGTTTGATCGTTTGCAAGCTGTAGAAGAGCGTTTTGAAAAATTGAATGAGCTATTAAGTGATCCTGAAATCGTAAATGATCCTAAAAAATTACGTGATTATTCTAAGGAACAATCAGATATACAGGAAACAGTTCAAAAATATAGAGAATATAAATCTGTTAGCGAGCAACTTCAGGATGCAAAAGCAATGCTTGAAGAAAAACTTGATGCAGATATGAGAGATATGGTGAAGGAAGAGATTAGTGAACTTGAAAGTAATGAGTCCGAAATTGTGGAGCAATTGAAAGTTCTTCTTATTCCTAAAGATCCTAATGATGATAAAAATGTAATTATGGAAATACGCGGTGCAGCAGGTGGAGATGAAGCAGCTTTATTTGCAGGTGATTTATACCGAATGTATTCTCGTTATGCGGAGATTCAAGGGTGGAAAACCGAGGTCATAGAAGCTAGCTCAACTGGAATTGGTGGCTTTAAAGAGATTATTTTTATGATTAATGGTAAAGGTGCCTATTCGAAGATGAAATTTGAAAACGGTGCACACCGCGTTCAGCGTGTTCCTGAAACTGAATCTGGTGGTCGTATTCATACGTCAACAGCTACTGTTGCGTGTTTACCTGAAGCAGAAGAAGTCGAAGTAGATATCCATGAAAAGGATATTCGAGTGGATACCTTTGCTTCTAGTGGGCCAGGTGGACAAAGTGTAAATACAACCATGTCAGCTGTTCGTTTAACGCATGTACCAACAGGTACGGTAGTATCTTGTCAGGATGAAAAATCACAAATAAAAAATAAAGAAAAAGCGATGAAAGTATTACGTGCACGTGTATACGATAAGTTTCAACAAGAAGCACAAGCTGAATATGATCAAAATCGTAAACAAGCTGTAGGCTCTGGCGATCGTTCAGAGCGTATACGGACATATAACTTTCCTCAGAATCGTGTAACTGATCATCGAATTGGCCTAACAATTCAGAAGCTAGACCAAATTTTACAAGGTAAGCTTGATGAATTTATTGATGCGCTTATATTGGAAGATCAATCCAAAAAAATGGAACAAGACGATAATGAGTAA
- a CDS encoding L-threonylcarbamoyladenylate synthase gives MSTKVWVVDDNMVNPQSYPHIKQAAQLLNQNEVVAFPTETVYGLGANALSDEAVTKIFTAKGRPSDNPLIVHIAEKKQLYDIAKNVSDVALKLIDYFWPGPLTIVLMKKDGISDKVTTGLRTVAVRMPNHEIALQLIRTSQLPIAAPSANLSGRPSPTSAKHVHDDLNGKIAGILDGGLTGVGVESTVLDCTGQIPVILRPGGITKEQLEEVVGKVDIDHALVEEGQTPKSPGMKYTHYAPQAPLFIVQGPSDFLQLNIDKRRASGKRVGVITTDENKHKYNADVVLSCGQRNDLYSVASNLYGVLRKFDDTQVDVILSESFPYEGIGHAIMNRLMKAAAHQTIKQK, from the coding sequence TTGAGTACTAAAGTTTGGGTTGTGGATGACAACATGGTTAATCCACAAAGTTATCCACATATTAAGCAAGCTGCCCAGTTGCTTAATCAAAATGAGGTTGTAGCTTTTCCGACTGAAACTGTATATGGATTAGGGGCAAATGCTTTGTCGGACGAGGCTGTGACTAAAATTTTCACTGCAAAAGGACGACCAAGCGATAATCCACTTATCGTTCATATTGCAGAGAAAAAGCAGTTGTATGATATTGCGAAAAATGTATCGGATGTAGCATTGAAGTTAATAGATTATTTTTGGCCAGGTCCATTAACGATTGTTTTAATGAAAAAAGATGGAATTTCTGACAAAGTTACAACTGGCTTACGTACTGTTGCCGTTCGAATGCCTAACCATGAAATAGCTTTACAGTTAATTAGAACAAGTCAGTTACCAATTGCTGCTCCCAGTGCGAATCTTTCTGGACGACCAAGTCCTACCTCAGCAAAACACGTACACGATGATCTAAACGGCAAAATAGCTGGAATACTAGATGGTGGCCTTACTGGAGTAGGTGTTGAATCAACTGTCTTAGATTGTACAGGACAAATACCAGTAATACTCCGACCTGGTGGTATAACAAAAGAGCAGCTTGAGGAGGTTGTGGGGAAGGTGGACATAGATCATGCTTTAGTTGAAGAAGGTCAAACACCTAAGTCACCTGGAATGAAATATACCCACTATGCCCCACAAGCCCCACTGTTCATTGTGCAGGGACCAAGTGATTTTTTGCAATTAAACATTGATAAACGAAGAGCTAGTGGAAAACGTGTTGGAGTGATAACTACTGATGAAAATAAACATAAATACAATGCAGATGTCGTTTTAAGTTGCGGACAAAGGAACGATTTGTACAGTGTTGCTAGTAATTTATATGGTGTTCTTAGAAAATTTGATGACACACAAGTAGATGTTATTTTAAGTGAGAGTTTTCCTTATGAAGGAATTGGCCATGCAATTATGAATCGTTTAATGAAAGCTGCAGCACATCAGACGATAAAACAAAAATAG
- the spoIIR gene encoding stage II sporulation protein R — MGKKNIAIIYILLLVFGVNIVFYGEQTNVQANDTVIIPDEAIRLRILANSDSSEDQALKRLIRDKVNEQITQWVEELTSIEEARKLINTRVHMIEQIVESVLSNQGSKQIASVDFGEVSFPTKLYGNYLYPAGEYEAILITLGDGAGANWWCVLFPPLCFLDFSNGEAVDMNDNSGNELKQMKEKQDEKVKVRFFLIEWLSKLFD, encoded by the coding sequence ATGGGGAAGAAAAACATTGCTATTATATATATTTTATTATTAGTTTTTGGAGTAAATATTGTGTTTTACGGGGAGCAAACAAATGTCCAGGCAAATGATACTGTCATTATTCCAGATGAGGCGATACGTTTGCGTATACTTGCTAATAGTGATTCTAGTGAAGATCAGGCTTTGAAAAGGCTCATTCGAGATAAGGTCAATGAACAAATTACACAATGGGTTGAAGAATTGACTTCGATTGAAGAGGCAAGAAAACTAATTAATACCCGTGTTCATATGATAGAGCAAATTGTTGAATCGGTACTAAGTAACCAAGGTAGTAAACAAATTGCTAGTGTAGACTTTGGCGAAGTAAGTTTTCCAACGAAATTATATGGAAACTATTTGTATCCTGCAGGCGAATATGAGGCAATTTTAATTACGTTAGGTGATGGAGCTGGAGCTAATTGGTGGTGTGTTTTATTTCCTCCTTTATGCTTTTTAGATTTCTCTAACGGTGAAGCAGTTGATATGAATGATAACAGTGGGAATGAACTTAAGCAGATGAAAGAAAAGCAAGATGAAAAGGTTAAAGTGAGGTTTTTTCTTATCGAATGGCTTTCAAAGTTGTTTGATTAG
- the glpX gene encoding class II fructose-bisphosphatase, translating into MERSLSMELVRVTEAAALASARWMGRGKKDEADDAATSAMRDVFDTVPMKGTVVIGEGEMDEAPMLYIGEKLGTGYGQRVDVAVDPLEGTNIVASGGWNALAVLAVADNGNLLHAPDMYMDKIAVGPEAVGHIDIDAPVIDNLKAVARAKNKDIQDVVATVLNRPRHEHIIAQLREAGARIKLIDDGDVAGAFNTAFDHTGVDILFGSGGAPEGVLAAVALKCLGGEIQGKLLPQDDAEIERCISMGLDVSRVLRMEDLVRGDDAIFAATGVTDGELLKGVQFKGTYGSTHSIVMRAKSGTVRFVEGRHSLKKKPNLVIK; encoded by the coding sequence ATGGAACGAAGTTTATCTATGGAGCTTGTTCGGGTAACTGAAGCAGCTGCTTTAGCATCAGCACGATGGATGGGTCGTGGGAAAAAAGATGAAGCAGATGATGCTGCAACTTCTGCAATGAGAGACGTATTTGACACTGTACCAATGAAAGGTACTGTTGTAATTGGAGAAGGTGAAATGGACGAAGCACCGATGTTATACATTGGTGAAAAGCTTGGAACTGGTTATGGACAACGTGTCGATGTTGCTGTTGATCCACTCGAAGGCACTAACATTGTTGCTTCAGGTGGATGGAACGCGCTTGCAGTATTAGCTGTTGCTGATAATGGAAACCTATTGCACGCGCCTGATATGTATATGGATAAAATAGCTGTCGGTCCAGAGGCAGTAGGACATATTGATATCGATGCGCCTGTAATTGATAATTTGAAGGCTGTTGCAAGGGCGAAAAACAAAGATATTCAGGATGTTGTAGCAACAGTATTGAACCGCCCTCGACATGAGCATATTATTGCACAACTACGCGAAGCAGGAGCGAGAATAAAGCTGATCGATGATGGAGATGTAGCAGGAGCTTTTAACACTGCGTTTGATCATACTGGTGTTGATATTTTATTTGGCTCTGGTGGCGCGCCGGAAGGTGTTCTAGCTGCAGTTGCTTTAAAATGCTTAGGGGGAGAGATTCAAGGTAAACTCCTACCACAGGATGATGCAGAGATAGAACGCTGTATATCTATGGGACTTGATGTTAGTCGAGTTTTACGTATGGAAGATTTAGTTCGTGGTGATGATGCTATTTTTGCAGCAACAGGTGTTACAGATGGTGAGCTTCTTAAAGGAGTTCAATTTAAAGGCACCTATGGTTCTACTCATTCGATTGTCATGCGTGCAAAATCTGGAACGGTTCGTTTCGTAGAAGGAAGGCATAGTTTGAAGAAAAAGCCAAACCTTGTCATTAAGTAA
- the rho gene encoding transcription termination factor Rho: MSLTIGKLEEMKLKELYELAREFKITYYSKLTKKELIFAILKARAEKDGLLFMEGVLEIIQSEGFGFLRPINYSPSSEDIYISASQIRRFDLRNGDKVSGKVRPPKENERYYGLLHVEAVNGDDPETAKERVHFPALTPLYPNRQIKLETAPHKLSTRIMDVTAPVGFGQRGLIVAPPKAGKTMLLKEIANSITTNQPDAELIVLLIDERPEEVTDIERSVAGDVVSSTFDEVPENHIKVAELVLERAMRLVEHKRDVIILMDSITRLARAYNLVIPPSGRTLSGGIDPAAFHRPKRFFGAARNIEEGGSLTILATALVDTGSRMDDVIYEEFKGTGNMELHLDRSLAEKRIFPAIDIRRSGTRKEELLIPKDHLDKLWAIRKSMSDSPDFAEKFLRKLRKSKSNQEFFQMLEEEWKAMGHSSSRRV, from the coding sequence ATGAGTCTAACAATTGGAAAGTTAGAGGAAATGAAGTTAAAGGAATTGTACGAGCTTGCTCGTGAATTTAAAATAACTTATTATAGTAAGCTTACGAAAAAGGAATTAATCTTTGCCATTTTAAAAGCAAGGGCTGAGAAAGACGGTTTATTATTCATGGAAGGTGTTTTAGAAATCATTCAATCTGAAGGGTTTGGCTTTCTAAGACCAATTAATTATTCTCCAAGCTCAGAGGATATCTATATTTCAGCTTCGCAAATTCGTCGATTTGACCTTCGAAACGGTGATAAAGTTTCTGGGAAAGTAAGGCCTCCTAAGGAAAATGAGCGATATTATGGATTGCTACACGTAGAAGCAGTTAATGGGGACGATCCTGAAACAGCTAAAGAACGTGTACACTTTCCTGCATTAACTCCTTTGTATCCAAATAGACAAATTAAGCTTGAAACAGCTCCACATAAATTATCGACACGTATTATGGACGTTACAGCTCCTGTTGGATTTGGACAACGTGGTTTAATTGTAGCTCCTCCAAAGGCTGGTAAGACAATGCTGTTAAAAGAAATTGCTAACAGTATTACGACAAATCAACCTGATGCTGAGCTTATTGTATTGTTAATTGATGAAAGACCAGAGGAAGTAACAGATATTGAACGTTCTGTTGCAGGAGATGTTGTTAGTTCAACGTTCGATGAAGTACCAGAAAATCATATAAAGGTTGCTGAGCTTGTACTAGAGCGTGCGATGCGACTTGTTGAGCATAAGAGAGATGTAATTATTTTAATGGATAGTATCACACGACTAGCACGTGCGTATAACTTAGTTATCCCACCAAGTGGACGTACATTATCTGGTGGTATTGACCCAGCTGCTTTCCATCGTCCTAAGAGATTTTTTGGAGCTGCTAGAAACATTGAAGAAGGTGGAAGCTTAACGATATTAGCTACTGCATTAGTTGATACCGGTTCAAGAATGGATGATGTCATATATGAGGAGTTCAAAGGAACTGGAAATATGGAACTTCATTTAGATCGTTCATTAGCAGAGAAAAGAATTTTCCCTGCTATTGATATTCGTCGTTCAGGAACACGTAAGGAAGAATTATTAATTCCTAAGGATCACCTTGATAAGTTATGGGCGATCAGAAAATCTATGTCAGATTCACCTGATTTTGCAGAGAAGTTTTTAAGAAAATTAAGGAAATCAAAATCAAATCAAGAATTTTTTCAAATGCTTGAAGAAGAATGGAAAGCGATGGGACATTCGTCATCAAGGCGAGTTTAA
- a CDS encoding thymidine kinase — protein MYVMKQTGWLELICGSMFSGKSEELIRRVRRAQFAKQSIQVFKPLIDNRYSDEAVVSHNGTSIIAHSVKDSQDIISNVTSTTDVVAIDEVQFFDEGIIQVVTQLANQGHRVIVAGLDQDFRGEPFGPVPALMAIAELVTKLQAVCAICGSPASRTQRLIDGNPAYYDEPIILVGASESYEPRCRHHHEVPGKRSMNMGINSNNVGK, from the coding sequence ATGTATGTTATGAAGCAAACTGGCTGGCTTGAACTAATTTGTGGCAGCATGTTTTCTGGAAAATCTGAAGAATTAATTCGACGAGTGAGACGTGCGCAATTTGCAAAGCAAAGTATTCAAGTTTTTAAACCACTTATTGATAATCGCTACAGTGATGAAGCAGTAGTATCTCATAATGGGACATCTATTATTGCTCATTCTGTAAAAGATTCACAAGATATTATTTCGAATGTAACGTCTACAACAGATGTAGTAGCTATTGATGAAGTTCAATTTTTTGATGAAGGCATTATTCAAGTTGTTACGCAATTAGCCAACCAAGGTCATCGTGTCATAGTTGCTGGTCTAGATCAAGATTTTAGAGGAGAACCGTTTGGGCCTGTTCCTGCGCTAATGGCTATAGCTGAATTAGTGACAAAGTTGCAAGCTGTATGTGCGATTTGTGGTTCACCAGCAAGTAGAACTCAGCGATTAATAGATGGTAATCCTGCTTATTATGATGAACCAATTATTTTAGTAGGAGCATCAGAATCATATGAACCTCGGTGTCGTCATCATCATGAAGTGCCAGGTAAACGTAGCATGAATATGGGGATAAATAGTAATAATGTCGGAAAATAA